Part of the Halalkalibacter krulwichiae genome is shown below.
AATATGGACCGCGTAGGTCGGGGATTGTTGCCGCAATTTTCTTTGGAATTGGTTTGATTGGTTCTGGGGTTGCTGTTTCACTTGAGTCGATTTGGTTATTATATTTCACTTATGGAGTGTTAGGAGGCATTGGAACGGGAGTTGGTTATATTACACCGGTTTCAACTTTAATTAAATGGTTCCCAGACCGCCGAGGGCTTGCAACTGGCCTTGCGATTATGGGGTTTGGCTTTGCTGCCATGATAGCTAGCCCGATTATGGCAAATTTAATTGGGTCTGTTGGCATATCTAATACATTTTATATTTTAGGTACTATATACTTTATCATAATGATTAGTTCTGCCTTATACATTGAGAGGCCACCAGCAGGATACATGGAAAACATTCAAACATCAACTGGTAAAAAAGTTGTTAGCGATCTGTCGCAATTAACAGCGAACGAAGCTGTTAAGACTAGACGTTTTTGGTATTTATGGATCATGCTCTTTATTAATATTACTTGTGGAATTGCTATATTGTCAGTGGCTTCACCAATGGCGCAAGAGATCGCAGGTTTATCTGCAGCGGCAGCAGCTACCATGGTAGGGATCATGGGCGTGTTTAACGGCCTAGGCAGAATTGGTTGGGCATCGATTTCGGACTATATTGGGAGAGCGAATGTTTACACTGCCTTCTTTGCAATTCAGATCGGATCATTTTTCTTATTGCCAAGCATTACGCACGCCATAATGTTCCAAGTAGTGTTGTTCTTAATCTTGACTTGTTATGGAGGTGGATTTGCATCGGTACCAGCTTATATAGGAGATCTGTTTGGAACAAAACAATTAGGTGCTATTCACGGGTATATTCTAACCGCATGGGCAGCCGCTGGTCTAGCAGGTCCAATTATTGCATCATGGGTACGTGAAACAACTGATAGTTATGCAGGCACACTTTACATCTTTGGCTTTATGTTTATCGCTGCTTTAATTGTTTCTCTTCTCATTCGCATTGACATTAAACAGTTAAAGCAAGCTAACGAAAATAAAGAAAAAGCAATGGCGAGTTAAAGATTTGACTTTTGTTGTTCCTCCATCTACTCTTTAAAGGAATAAGAAGTAAGTGAGGGTAAACAAAGATGAATAAATATGAGGCGGAATTTAGCAATCTTGTACGCTCATTTCGAAAGAAGCATATGGGTAAAGGCCCGAGTAAGGTAAGTACAACTTTCTGCAAAAACTGGGCTATTTGTGAAATGGAAGGGAATTTATCACCTGTTGAAAAATTTATTGCAACAGCTGATGAAGGAAAGCAAATGCTTCGTGCAGCACGAACAGAGATGGTGAAAGACATGTATCGAAAAAATCCTCCAGCTGAGATGGAGGAGTTCTTACAGTGCAAGTTCCTAGATCTGTTTGTTGATATTGATCTTGAACGTGATTTTGGGATGTCCATTTTTGTTTTTGATGAAGACATCGAGGCCAAATTCTCTATCAAAAAGTAATAGCTGGTTCTGGCACTTAGCAGCGACCCTGCCAAAGACTAAACCACCGGATAATCCTTATTTTGTGTTGGGGATAAACGGTGGTTTTTTTAATGGAACATATATTTTTTGGAAATTGAAATACAAGTGAATTGTACTTCCGTCTTATATTTTCAACATGAATATTTTAGGGAAAACATAGATATGAAAAGAAATGAACAAGGAGTGACTTATCATGGGGAAAACAAAACACACTGGACCTATTAAATTGCCTAGCACACCAGCTCCTAAACATTGGGTAAGTAAGGTTCCGTTTGGACTTGGAAAAGTGAAGCCGAAACATATTAGAGAAACTATGAAAGTGGTTTGGAATAATAAAGATAATCTAAACTATGCAAAAAATATTATTACAAAGGGTGTTTGTGATGGATGTGCGCTTGGGGTAGCAGGTCTGTATGATCAAACTCTTGCAGGACCCCATGTCTGTACGACACGCTTAAATGTGTTACGTTTAAATACAATGCCAGCGATGAAAGAAGAAATTGTTCATGCTGATATTGATGAACTTCGTAAATATACAAGTGCAGAGCTACGGGAGCTAGGCCGTGTTCCATATCCATTGATTCGTAGACCAGGAGAGCGAAGATTCTCTCGAATTGAATGGGATGATGCGATGGAAATGATCGCGAATAAAATGAAGAAGTTAGATCCTAAAAACTACGGATTCTTTTTAACTTCACGTGGGATTACGAATGAATCTTATTATGTTGCAGCGAAAGTTGCTCGTTTTCTTGGAACTAATAATATTGATAATGCTTCTCGTATTTGTCACTCTCCATCTAAAACTGCGCTGAAACGTTCTGTTGGAATTGGAGCATCAAGCTGTAACTATAAAGATTGGATTGGTTCGGATGTCATCGTATTCTGGGGCTCTGTAGCGGCTAATAACCAACCGGTATCAACGAAATACATGTACGCAGCTAAACGTAAAGGAACAAAAATTATCTGTATTAACCCTTACCGTGAGCCTGCAATGGAAAACTACTGGATTCCATCTGTAGGGGAATCAGCCTTGTTTGGAACGAAACTAGCTGATGATTTCTACCAAGTTAATATTGGTGGAGATATTGCTTTCATGCATGGAATTATGAAGCACTGGTTCGAAATGGAAGAAACCAAACCAGGATCTGCTGTTGATCATCAATTTGTAAAAGAGCACGTTAATGGCTATGAGGAGTTAAAAGCAAAAGTACAGGAGCAGTCTTGGGATGACATTGTTCAATCTGCGGGAGTATCAAAAGAGAGAATCGGTGAATTAGCAGAGTTATTAGCGAATAGCAAATCAGGTGTATTTGTATGGTCGTTAGGGTTAACGATGCATACATTCGCGTCAGATAATATTTCACAAGTGGCCAATCTTGCATTACTACGTGGATTTTTAGGTCGTGAACACTGTGGTGTGATGCCGATCCGTGGACATTCAAGTGTTCAAGGAAGTGGAGAAATGGGGGCTGATCCATTTGTATTACCTGGTGGAGACTTTGAACCTAACAACATTGAGCGCATGGAGAAGCTATGGAACTTTAACATTCCTAAATGGCAAGGAGATGTACTAGGAGTTTCTCTTGAAAACTGCTTATTACCGGATGATCATGAACGTAAAATTAAGATGTATTATTTATCAGGTGGTAACTTCTTAGAAACAATGCCAGATCCACAATTTGTAGAGAAGGCATTATCAGAACTCGATATTCGCGTTCATCAAGATATTATTTTCAATACTTCGACACTGGTAGATGCAAAGGAAGCTGTAATTGTTCTACCTGCTAAAACGAGGTATGAACAAGACGGGGGCGGAACGTCTACTTCAACTGAGCGAATGGTATATTTCTCACCGAAGATCGAAGGGAATAAACAAATTGTTGAAGAAGCACGATCAGAATGGCAAATCTATATTGATCTTGCCAAACGTGTCAAGCCTGAAGAAGCTCATTTAGTAGAATTTAAAGATGGTCAAGCGATTCGTGACGAGATTGCTCTAGCCAATCCAAATTATGATGGAATTCAACACTTGAAGAAACAAGGAGATGTTTTCCAGTGGGGTGGAGCATGGCTCTGTGAAGATGGTATTTGTCCAACGCCAGACGGCAAAGGGAACTTAATTCCTGTTGATATTCCTGATTTAAATAAAGTGGCTGGAGATTTCTACGTCACAACAAGACGTGGCAAGCAATTCAACTCGATGGTATATAGTGAGCATGACCCATTTAATGAAGCGGACCGTTATGATGTTTTAATGAATGCAGAAGATGCCAAAGATTTGAGCATTACAGAACGTGAATTAGTTGTAGTTTATAACCAACATGGTGTATTCACTGGTAAAGCTAAATTTGTCGATATTGCAAGAGGAAACTTAGAGGTTCATTTCCCAGAAGGAAACTTTTTGCTTCCAAAAGGTGTTTATGAGAAACTCGCTAAGATTCCTAGCTATAACGTTGCGGTAAAAGTAGAAAAGGCTGAACGATTTAATGCACGTAAAGATACTCAGTATTTAGAGAAACGTATTGAAGATTTAGAGATGTCAGCTGAAGGTTAAAAATAGTGAAAAGAAACACTGCAATCTCCTGTGATTGCAGTGTTTCTTTAGCTTGAGATAAGCCAGTCCCATATATTCAAGCTTGCCGATTCGATTAGTATATTAGTCGATTGATAGAGGAATCTCAAAATCTCAATAATTTCTAATGTCGTACGAACTCTGTTTTGACAGCACGAATGAAAGTTGCTTTAATAAACAAATAGTGGAAGGAGATGAGGATATGACACAACATCATTTCATCAATCAGAAGATTTTTCCTGCGGCTAGGTCATTGAAGGAGTTTGAAAAATTACTCAAGAGTAAATTTGATGTGATTATTTTATTGAATAGTCATGTTAGTCAGCTTAAAAGTCTAATGAGAATGGCGAATCATGCTGGTAAAAAGGTACTTCTACATGCAGATCTTGTACAAGGATTAAAAACGGATGAATATGCAGCTCAATTTTTGTGTCAGGAAATTAAACCAGCTGGAATTATCTCTACTAGAAAAAATGTCGTACTCACAGCCAAAAAAAATTCAATTATTGCTGTTCAACGCCTATTTTTACTAGATTCAATTGCTTTAGAAACAAGTTACAAATTACTAGAAACTACGAAACCTGATTATATTGAGGTGCTGCCAGGAGTGATGCCTCACATTATTAAAGAGGTATATGAACGGACTAAAATTCCGATCATTGCAGGAGGATTAATTAGGGGAAAGATTGAAGTATTAAATGCACTGGAAGCAGGGGCTATTGGGGTAACAACGTCTAGGCGTGAATTATGGGATCTCTAAATGACTAAGAAAAAAGGTAGAAGGTGTAATTGACACCGTTTTCATATTGTGTTTTAATAGACTACAAGTTAATAGTTTGTGACGGAGATTTGGAGACGAGCATATTTGCCTATTTTTATATAGTAGGTTTATTTGCTCGTCTTTTTTTGTTGCAAAAAGAGAGGTAGGGGTTGTAGATGATGCCGTTTATCGGTGAGTTAATTGGGACAATGATTCTCATTATTTTTGGAGCTGGTGTCGTTGCCGGAAGTGTCTTAAACAAGACGAGCTCTCAGCAAGGCGGTTGGATTGTGATCACATTTGGATGGGGACTTGGCCTCTCTATTGCCATTTATGCAGTTGGAGGGATCAGTGGAGCTCATCTGAATCCGGCTGTTACGATTGGATTTGCCTTAATAGGTGAATTCCCTTGGACTAGTATCGCTCCTTATATCTTAGCTCAGCTATTAGGTGCTTTTATCGGGGCTGTACTCGTTTGGCTGCATTATTATCCGCATTGGAAGCAGACAAATGATAAAGGAGCAAAGTTAGCTGTTTTCTCGACATCGCCATCTATTCAACACAAGCCTTCAAACTTTTTCAGTGAAGTGTTTGGAACATTTATTCTTGTGATGGGCTTGCTAGCTATCGGTGCTAATGATTTTACAGAAGGATTAAATCCATTAATCGTTGGGTTATTCGTTGTTGTCATTGGTATGTCTTTAGGGGGAACAACAGGTTATGCAATTAATCCTGCACGCGACCTTGGACCAAGGATTGCCCATTTCTTATTACCCATTGATGGGAAAGGGAAATCAGGATGGACCTATGCTTGGGTTCCTGTTATTGGTCCTATAATCGGAGGGGGACTTGGAGCTTTAACGTATGCAGCTCTTTTTGAAGGTGTTGTTTCCTCTGCTTTATGGATCATGATCGTCTTATTTATGGTAACTTTGTATATATGTATTAGAACAGAAAGAAAATCACAATTACGTTTAAAGCATGTGCAAAAGTCTGCAATATGAAAACACTGAATAATGGGGGAAGCAATATGGAAAAAAAGTATATTCTTGCGTTGGACCAAGGTACAACAAGTTCTAGGGCCATCATATTTGATCGGCAAGGAAAGGTTGTCGGAGTGGAACAAAAGGAAATTGAGCAAATCTTTCCTCAGCCGGGATGGGTTGAACATAACGCAAATGAAATATGGGCTTCGATTCTTGCTGTTATATCTGGTGTTATGCTTAAGTCAAATATAAACCCAAAGGAAATTGCAGGGATTGGAATTACAAACCAGCGTGAAACAGCAATTGTATGGGATAAGCATACTGGAAAACCAGTGTATAATGCGATTGTTTGGCAGTCGAGGCAAACAGCTGATATATGTGAAGAACTTAAACAGAAAGGATACGAACAAATTGTAAAAGAGAAAACAGGCTTGCTAATTGATGCATACTTTTCTGGTACAAAGGTTAAGTGGATATTAGATCATGTGGAAGGTGCTCGAAAAAAAGCAGAGAAAGGAGATCTATTATTTGGAACCGTTGACACTTGGTTGATTTGGAAACTATCTGGAGGGAAAGTTCACGTAACAGATTATTCGAATGCATCGAGAACATTGCTTTATAACATTTATAATTTAAGCTGGGATGATGAATTACTGACCATGCTCCAAGTGCCCAAATCTATGCTTCCCGAAGTGAGACCGTCTTCGGAAATTTATGGGACAACAGTTGATTATCATTTCTTTGGAGCCGAAGTTCCGATCGCAGGGGCTGCAGGAGATCAGCAAGCGGCATTGTTTGGTCAAGCTTGTTTTGAAGAAGGAATGGCAAAGAACACGTATGGTACAGGATGCTTTATGTTAATGAATACAGGAAGTAAGGCAGTAACCTCTAATCATGGTCTTCTGACAACACTTGCATGGGGAGTGAATGGAACAGTAGAGTATGCATTGGAGGGGAGTATTTTTGTTGCTGGTTCTGCAGTTCAATGGCTACGAGATGGCTTAAGGATGATCAAGTCAGCAAAAGATAGTGAACAATATGCTAAAAGGGTAACCTCGACTGAAGGAGTGTATGTTGTTCCAGCTTTTGTTGGATTAGGAACTCCGTACTGGGACAGTGAGGTGAGAGGGGCTGTATTCGGTTTAACGAGGGGAACAGAGAAAGAACACTTTATTCGGGCAACACTTGAATCACTAGCTTATCAAACGAAGGATGTACTAACAGCAATGGAGGCAGACTCAGAGATTTCTGTAAAAACACTAAGAGTCGATGGTGGTGCCGTTGCAAATAATTTTCTAGTGCAGTTCCAAAGTGATATGCTTGGTGTTCCTGTTGAAAGACCAAAAGTACAAGAGACAACAGCGTTAGGAGCTGCGTATTTAGCAGGTCTAGCAGTTGGGTTTTGGGCAGATAAAGAGGAGATTAAGCAGCAGTGGGCCCTGGATCAGCGTTTTGAAGATGCGATGGATAAAGCAGAACAAGAGGACTTATATAATGGTTGGAAGAAAGCTGTAGAGGCTAGTCGGATTTTCAAATAACATTGAATAGTAATATAGAGAGAAGGTGACTGCTAGGCAGCCTCCTTCTTTTTAGTTATTTTCATAAATCCTCGTTATTTTCGACTTGAAGTCTTCTAAGTGTACAAATCTAGCTTCTCGCAAAACTTCTTTCCCGTTAACATGAAAAACTAAAACTGGTGCAGTAAATGCCATAAGGTAACCTGCAATCTCAGGAATCTTTTCACCATTAACTAGGAGAGATTGTATTCGCGGAAATTCCTTTAATACTTCCTCAACCTGAGGAAGGAGTGTGTGACATACTGTTCAATTGGGCAAATAGATGTAAATGAAACTTAATTCATTATTCTTTATAAACTCTTTAACTTCTTCAAGTGACTGAGCTTGCTTCATGAAGCGGCACACCCTTTCCTTTCTTATAAGTATACACTGTCTTTCTTCTTATAATCGTCTGTTGAAGATAAAATGAATTTACACAATATATCCCTTTATAAAAGCTTAACTATAAGTTATAATGATGGTAAGTTAATATTTGGTCGGAGATCAGGAGAAGACCACAACACTCTTTTTAGCAATTATGTTATTAAGAGATGTTGTGGTCTTCTTTTTTTTCTATTATGACCAATTAAAGAGGAGAGATTATGATGGGGAATTTTTCAAGTGATAATCGTCAAGCGATTTTAGAAGATATGAGTGAAAAAACGTTAGACCTACTTGTTATCGGAGGTGGAATTACAGGTGCTGGAATTGCACTAGATGCAAAAGTGAGAGGGTTGGGTACGGGTTTGATTGAAATGCAAGACTTTGCTTCTGGGACATCGAGCCGTTCGACCAAATTGGTTCATGGAGGATTACGATATTTAAAGCAGTTTGAGGTGAAGCTTGTAGCGGAAGTGGGCAAAGAACGAGCAATTGTTTATGAAAATGCACCACATGTAACGACGCCTGAGTGGATGTTACTGCCTTTAATTAAAGGTGGTACATTTGGCAAATTCACAACTTCAATAGGGTTGAAAGTGTATGATTATTTAGCAGGAGTAAGAAAGCATGAAAGAAGGAAAATGCTATCGAAGAAGACTGTCTTAAGTAAGGAGCCACTTATACGTAAAGAAGGTTTAAAGGGTGGTGGAATCTATGTAGAGTATCGAACCGATGATGCTCGATTGACGCTTGAGGTATTAAAAGAAGCTGTGAATCGGGGGCGAAAGCAGTCAATTATGCACAAGCAGTCGGCTTTATATACCGGGATGGAAAAGTTGTGGCGGTTAAGGTAAAGGATGTTTTGTCTGGTACTGTTTATGAGATTTATGCAAAGAAAATTGTTAATGCTGCAGGACCTTGGGTTGATACATTAAGAGAACAAGATGGCTCTAAAAAAGGAAAGTTTCTGCATTTAACAAAAGGTGTTCATTTAGTTGTTGATCAAAATCGTTTTCCTTTGAAGCAAGCGGTATACTTTGATACAGAAAAAGATGGACGCATGGTCTTTGCGATTCCTAGAGATGGGAAAACTTACGTAGGTACAACCGATACGTTTTATAAGGACGA
Proteins encoded:
- a CDS encoding L-lactate MFS transporter, giving the protein MGKVKNRWLIALSAVGIHISIGSVYAWSVFTNPMMEQFGWELSSVSFTFSIAILFLGLSAAFMGHFVEKYGPRRSGIVAAIFFGIGLIGSGVAVSLESIWLLYFTYGVLGGIGTGVGYITPVSTLIKWFPDRRGLATGLAIMGFGFAAMIASPIMANLIGSVGISNTFYILGTIYFIIMISSALYIERPPAGYMENIQTSTGKKVVSDLSQLTANEAVKTRRFWYLWIMLFINITCGIAILSVASPMAQEIAGLSAAAAATMVGIMGVFNGLGRIGWASISDYIGRANVYTAFFAIQIGSFFLLPSITHAIMFQVVLFLILTCYGGGFASVPAYIGDLFGTKQLGAIHGYILTAWAAAGLAGPIIASWVRETTDSYAGTLYIFGFMFIAALIVSLLIRIDIKQLKQANENKEKAMAS
- a CDS encoding DUF2294 domain-containing protein; this translates as MNKYEAEFSNLVRSFRKKHMGKGPSKVSTTFCKNWAICEMEGNLSPVEKFIATADEGKQMLRAARTEMVKDMYRKNPPAEMEEFLQCKFLDLFVDIDLERDFGMSIFVFDEDIEAKFSIKK
- a CDS encoding FdhF/YdeP family oxidoreductase, coding for MGKTKHTGPIKLPSTPAPKHWVSKVPFGLGKVKPKHIRETMKVVWNNKDNLNYAKNIITKGVCDGCALGVAGLYDQTLAGPHVCTTRLNVLRLNTMPAMKEEIVHADIDELRKYTSAELRELGRVPYPLIRRPGERRFSRIEWDDAMEMIANKMKKLDPKNYGFFLTSRGITNESYYVAAKVARFLGTNNIDNASRICHSPSKTALKRSVGIGASSCNYKDWIGSDVIVFWGSVAANNQPVSTKYMYAAKRKGTKIICINPYREPAMENYWIPSVGESALFGTKLADDFYQVNIGGDIAFMHGIMKHWFEMEETKPGSAVDHQFVKEHVNGYEELKAKVQEQSWDDIVQSAGVSKERIGELAELLANSKSGVFVWSLGLTMHTFASDNISQVANLALLRGFLGREHCGVMPIRGHSSVQGSGEMGADPFVLPGGDFEPNNIERMEKLWNFNIPKWQGDVLGVSLENCLLPDDHERKIKMYYLSGGNFLETMPDPQFVEKALSELDIRVHQDIIFNTSTLVDAKEAVIVLPAKTRYEQDGGGTSTSTERMVYFSPKIEGNKQIVEEARSEWQIYIDLAKRVKPEEAHLVEFKDGQAIRDEIALANPNYDGIQHLKKQGDVFQWGGAWLCEDGICPTPDGKGNLIPVDIPDLNKVAGDFYVTTRRGKQFNSMVYSEHDPFNEADRYDVLMNAEDAKDLSITERELVVVYNQHGVFTGKAKFVDIARGNLEVHFPEGNFLLPKGVYEKLAKIPSYNVAVKVEKAERFNARKDTQYLEKRIEDLEMSAEG
- a CDS encoding glycerol-3-phosphate responsive antiterminator, whose product is MTQHHFINQKIFPAARSLKEFEKLLKSKFDVIILLNSHVSQLKSLMRMANHAGKKVLLHADLVQGLKTDEYAAQFLCQEIKPAGIISTRKNVVLTAKKNSIIAVQRLFLLDSIALETSYKLLETTKPDYIEVLPGVMPHIIKEVYERTKIPIIAGGLIRGKIEVLNALEAGAIGVTTSRRELWDL
- a CDS encoding MIP/aquaporin family protein, with protein sequence MMPFIGELIGTMILIIFGAGVVAGSVLNKTSSQQGGWIVITFGWGLGLSIAIYAVGGISGAHLNPAVTIGFALIGEFPWTSIAPYILAQLLGAFIGAVLVWLHYYPHWKQTNDKGAKLAVFSTSPSIQHKPSNFFSEVFGTFILVMGLLAIGANDFTEGLNPLIVGLFVVVIGMSLGGTTGYAINPARDLGPRIAHFLLPIDGKGKSGWTYAWVPVIGPIIGGGLGALTYAALFEGVVSSALWIMIVLFMVTLYICIRTERKSQLRLKHVQKSAI
- the glpK gene encoding glycerol kinase GlpK is translated as MEKKYILALDQGTTSSRAIIFDRQGKVVGVEQKEIEQIFPQPGWVEHNANEIWASILAVISGVMLKSNINPKEIAGIGITNQRETAIVWDKHTGKPVYNAIVWQSRQTADICEELKQKGYEQIVKEKTGLLIDAYFSGTKVKWILDHVEGARKKAEKGDLLFGTVDTWLIWKLSGGKVHVTDYSNASRTLLYNIYNLSWDDELLTMLQVPKSMLPEVRPSSEIYGTTVDYHFFGAEVPIAGAAGDQQAALFGQACFEEGMAKNTYGTGCFMLMNTGSKAVTSNHGLLTTLAWGVNGTVEYALEGSIFVAGSAVQWLRDGLRMIKSAKDSEQYAKRVTSTEGVYVVPAFVGLGTPYWDSEVRGAVFGLTRGTEKEHFIRATLESLAYQTKDVLTAMEADSEISVKTLRVDGGAVANNFLVQFQSDMLGVPVERPKVQETTALGAAYLAGLAVGFWADKEEIKQQWALDQRFEDAMDKAEQEDLYNGWKKAVEASRIFK